The proteins below are encoded in one region of Bacillota bacterium:
- the ftsW gene encoding putative lipid II flippase FtsW — translation MAGDGIMARPGRPRPTVRSVRARPVPARAGSPDPLLFLVLVSLVAIGIVMVASSSAAKSMETLGDRYFYLKRQAVWAALGLVVALFTSRLKYWHWVSVARPALVLTVFLLVLVLVPGVGRASREAQRWLGYGSLAFQPSELAKVTMTIFAAYHLSRREGIARDLWRGVVPLLFWTGLAAALILKQPDLGTAVTVGGTLFLALVTAGARISHVALLGVAAVPTTFWAIFAEEYRRRRFLAFLDPWADPQGSGFHIIQALYALGCGRLFGVGLGQSRQKLWYLPEEHTDFIFAIIGEELGLVGAAVVVGLFFLFTWRGFRAAMHAPDTFSSLLAAGLTGMIALQAVVNMGVVTALLPITGIPLPFISYGGSSLVFSLAAAGIVLNVSRYSRPP, via the coding sequence GTGGCGGGGGATGGGATAATGGCGCGCCCCGGCAGGCCCCGTCCCACCGTGAGGAGCGTGCGGGCGCGGCCCGTTCCCGCCCGGGCGGGCAGTCCCGATCCCCTGCTCTTCCTGGTACTTGTGAGCCTGGTGGCCATCGGCATAGTCATGGTGGCCAGCTCTTCGGCGGCCAAGTCCATGGAGACGCTGGGAGACCGCTACTTCTACCTGAAACGGCAGGCGGTATGGGCCGCCCTGGGCCTGGTGGTAGCCCTCTTCACTTCCCGCCTGAAGTACTGGCACTGGGTGTCGGTGGCCCGCCCCGCCCTGGTGCTCACCGTCTTCCTGCTGGTACTGGTGCTCGTTCCCGGAGTGGGGCGGGCCTCGCGGGAGGCCCAGCGCTGGCTGGGTTACGGATCCCTGGCCTTTCAGCCTTCCGAGCTGGCCAAGGTGACCATGACCATTTTTGCCGCCTACCACCTTTCCCGCCGGGAGGGGATAGCGCGTGACCTGTGGCGGGGGGTGGTACCCCTCCTGTTCTGGACGGGCCTGGCTGCGGCTCTCATCCTGAAGCAACCCGACCTGGGTACTGCGGTGACGGTGGGCGGTACCCTGTTCCTGGCCCTGGTCACTGCCGGCGCCCGTATTTCCCATGTGGCCCTGCTGGGGGTGGCGGCTGTCCCCACCACCTTCTGGGCCATCTTCGCGGAGGAATACCGCCGCCGCCGCTTTCTCGCCTTCCTGGACCCCTGGGCAGATCCGCAGGGGTCCGGGTTCCACATCATCCAGGCTCTCTACGCCCTGGGATGTGGTCGCCTGTTCGGGGTGGGCCTGGGGCAGAGCAGGCAGAAGCTCTGGTACCTGCCCGAGGAGCACACCGACTTCATCTTCGCCATCATAGGGGAAGAGCTGGGATTGGTGGGGGCCGCGGTGGTGGTGGGCCTGTTCTTCCTGTTCACCTGGCGCGGGTTCCGGGCGGCCATGCACGCGCCCGACACCTTCTCGTCGCTGCTGGCGGCCGGGCTCACGGGGATGATAGCCCTGCAGGCGGTGGTGAACATGGGGGTGGTGACCGCGCTGCTGCCCATCACCGGCATCCCGCTACCCTTCATAAGCTATGGCGGATCGTCCCTGGTGTTCTCCCTGGCCGCGGCCGGCATCGTCCTCAACGTCTCCCGTTACAGCCGTCCCCCCTGA
- the mraY gene encoding phospho-N-acetylmuramoyl-pentapeptide-transferase — protein sequence MTVAVQPLVAAWLLALAAGSLMIPGLRRLKAGQVVRSDGPRSHAGKAGTPTMGGVIFLVALSAAALWWGPRTGALYVLLFSAWSFALLGWADDFLKVVARRPLGLRARYKVAGQLVLAAGIVAASLQLGRGTIIEVPWYGPFDLGRAYWLLGMLVVLAGANSVNLTDGLDGLAAGATACSFLAYGLMAWSLGEEPVLTFCLAAVGALVGFLRYNVYPARVFMGDTGALALGAALGACAILTRAEILLLLIGGLYVAEALSVMLQVFWFHVFGRRILRMSPLHHHFELSGWPEPRVVEFFWACSAVCAFLGLLVWRGMG from the coding sequence ATGACCGTGGCCGTCCAGCCCCTGGTGGCGGCGTGGCTGCTGGCCCTGGCCGCCGGCAGCCTGATGATTCCCGGCCTGCGCCGTCTCAAGGCGGGACAGGTGGTGCGCAGCGACGGCCCCCGCAGCCACGCCGGTAAGGCCGGTACCCCTACCATGGGCGGGGTGATCTTCCTGGTGGCTCTGTCGGCGGCGGCCCTGTGGTGGGGTCCGCGCACCGGGGCTCTGTACGTCCTCCTCTTCAGCGCCTGGTCCTTCGCATTGCTGGGCTGGGCGGACGACTTCCTCAAGGTGGTGGCCAGGCGACCCCTGGGACTGCGGGCCCGCTACAAGGTGGCGGGGCAGCTGGTGCTGGCGGCGGGCATCGTGGCGGCTTCCCTTCAGCTGGGCCGGGGGACCATCATCGAGGTGCCCTGGTACGGCCCCTTCGACCTGGGACGGGCCTACTGGTTGCTGGGCATGCTGGTGGTGCTGGCCGGGGCCAACTCCGTCAACCTCACCGACGGCCTGGACGGCCTGGCGGCGGGGGCCACGGCCTGCTCCTTCCTGGCGTACGGTCTCATGGCCTGGAGCCTGGGAGAGGAGCCGGTGCTCACCTTCTGCCTGGCGGCGGTGGGGGCCCTGGTGGGTTTCCTGCGCTACAATGTGTATCCCGCTCGGGTGTTCATGGGGGATACCGGTGCCCTGGCCCTGGGGGCGGCCCTGGGGGCATGTGCCATCCTCACCCGCGCCGAGATCCTCCTCCTGCTGATCGGCGGGCTGTACGTGGCCGAGGCCCTTTCCGTCATGCTGCAGGTTTTCTGGTTCCACGTTTTCGGGCGGCGCATCCTGCGGATGAGCCCCCTGCACCACCACTTCGAGCTTTCCGGCTGGCCCGAGCCCCGGGTGGTGGAGTTCTTCTGGGCGTGCTCGGCGGTGTGCGCCTTTCTGGGGCTGCTGGTGTGGCGGGGGATGGGATAA
- the murC gene encoding UDP-N-acetylmuramate--L-alanine ligase produces the protein MPRVHFVGIGGAGMSALAGVLLEMGYEVSGSDLASGDATRRLAARGAAIFQGHRAEQLGDADLVVVSAAVPEDNVEVREARSRRLPILGRSELLARLMEERHGVAIAGAHGKTTTASMVAVCLEQAGYDPTVLIGGELNDVPATSRLGRGRYLVAEVDEYDGTILLLHAYLALVTNIDDDHLERYGYSLDRLIGAFRRFLDQVRPEGAAVVCLDSPHLRRALDGYGGRLVTYSLNGAADYTARDMQLLPGGSRFTACSGGEPLGEVTLSVPGRHNVQNALGTIAACSFLGVGFPPLAEALASFRGVRRRFQTLGVARGIRVVDDFAHHPAEVEATLRVARLEAGEGRVICLFQPHRYTRTGILHRAFGPALALADEVGVMDVYAAAEPPIPGVTGELVARAVRDEGKPAPFLSTPGEAVEWLKGVARAGDLVLVMGAGDVWKVGKDFLRWLEEPG, from the coding sequence ATGCCCAGAGTGCACTTCGTGGGGATAGGCGGGGCCGGCATGTCGGCCCTGGCCGGTGTTCTCCTGGAGATGGGATATGAGGTGAGCGGGTCCGACCTGGCCTCCGGCGACGCCACCCGGCGGCTGGCCGCACGGGGAGCCGCCATCTTTCAGGGGCACCGGGCCGAGCAGTTGGGCGACGCCGACCTGGTGGTGGTTTCCGCCGCGGTTCCCGAGGACAACGTGGAGGTGCGGGAAGCCCGTTCCCGCAGGCTGCCCATCCTGGGCAGGTCCGAGCTGCTGGCCCGTCTCATGGAGGAGAGGCACGGGGTGGCGATTGCCGGGGCTCACGGCAAGACCACCACCGCCTCCATGGTGGCCGTCTGCCTGGAGCAGGCCGGGTACGACCCCACCGTCCTCATCGGAGGCGAGCTCAACGACGTTCCCGCCACCTCGCGCCTGGGCCGGGGACGCTACCTGGTGGCGGAAGTGGACGAGTACGACGGAACCATCCTGCTCCTGCACGCCTACCTCGCCCTGGTGACCAACATCGACGACGATCACCTGGAACGGTATGGCTACTCCCTGGACCGCTTGATAGGGGCATTCCGCCGCTTCCTCGACCAGGTGCGCCCGGAGGGGGCGGCGGTGGTGTGCCTGGACAGCCCCCACCTGCGCCGCGCCCTGGACGGGTACGGCGGGCGCCTCGTCACCTATTCCCTGAACGGCGCCGCCGACTACACCGCCCGGGACATGCAACTCCTGCCCGGGGGGTCGCGGTTCACCGCCTGTTCGGGAGGTGAGCCCCTGGGAGAGGTAACGCTCTCGGTGCCCGGCCGGCACAACGTCCAGAACGCCCTGGGGACCATAGCTGCCTGCTCCTTTCTGGGAGTGGGTTTCCCGCCCCTGGCAGAGGCCCTGGCCTCCTTCCGGGGAGTCAGGCGGCGGTTTCAGACCCTGGGGGTGGCCAGGGGCATCCGGGTGGTGGACGACTTCGCCCACCACCCCGCCGAAGTGGAAGCCACCCTGCGGGTCGCCCGCCTGGAGGCGGGAGAGGGAAGGGTGATATGTCTGTTCCAGCCCCACCGTTACACCCGCACCGGGATCCTGCACCGGGCCTTCGGGCCCGCCCTGGCCCTGGCCGACGAGGTGGGGGTCATGGACGTGTATGCGGCGGCCGAGCCGCCCATCCCCGGGGTGACGGGAGAGCTGGTGGCACGGGCCGTCCGGGATGAGGGCAAACCGGCGCCCTTCCTGTCCACCCCCGGTGAGGCGGTGGAGTGGCTGAAGGGGGTGGCCCGGGCGGGGGACCTGGTCCTGGTGATGGGAGCCGGCGACGTGTGGAAGGTGGGGAAGGACTTCCTGCGGTGGCTCGAGGAGCCCGGGTAG
- a CDS encoding penicillin-binding transpeptidase domain-containing protein gives MSNPPLSLRRRVVLLFFAFLLSFAVLAGRLGWLQVVKGEELRSRALEVRMNDIPVQARRGLILDRRGRELALSVEVNSVYAIPPQIRDGEKTARELARVLDMAPGEVLDRLRQRTFYVWIKRRIGEEEAAAVKALKLPGIGLTREAQRFYPQGQLAAHLLGIVGIDNVGLEGLELIYDRDLHGQPGRVVIEVDALGREIPQSERQFEPPVPGNNLVLSIDQVLQYICERELERAMARTEARAGSVVLLDPASGEILALTSRPTFDPGRYQDFPDSYRRNPVVSDTIPPGSTFKPITAAAALETGVVTPSSGFYCGGSITVPGHTFSCWLDGGHGAINFERAVAESCNVAFIQMGLRTGVDAFYRYLHEFGLTSPTGTDAGTGEAQGLLLPKEECKPVDLAAMAFGQTLTVTPLQLCRAIAAIANGGVMTTPHVAKEIRTPAGELVRAYEDRGVRRVISQETARELVRAMGLVMEEGTGRSAQVPGYRLAGKTGTAQKVEEGRIASGKYISSFIGFGPLPQPRLLTLVVLDEPKGEYYGSQVAAPVFAAIMADAFRYLEIPPQGVPAPSAARGSGTQVGAEAKATAGQAAPPGQAPPPGTVAVPDVRGMSMRAAASSLEKAGLRLVARGTGRAVRQEPAPGAALPPGGVVRVEFAPPPSLPP, from the coding sequence GTGTCGAATCCGCCTCTGAGCCTGCGCAGGCGGGTGGTGCTGCTCTTTTTTGCTTTCCTCCTGTCTTTCGCCGTGCTGGCCGGGCGGCTGGGCTGGCTCCAGGTAGTCAAGGGGGAGGAGCTGCGCAGCCGCGCCCTGGAGGTGCGCATGAACGACATCCCCGTGCAGGCCCGCCGCGGCCTCATCCTGGACCGCCGCGGGCGGGAGCTGGCCCTTTCGGTGGAAGTGAACTCCGTATATGCCATCCCGCCCCAGATCAGGGACGGGGAGAAGACCGCCCGGGAACTGGCCCGCGTGCTGGACATGGCGCCGGGCGAGGTGCTGGACAGGCTGCGCCAGCGCACCTTCTACGTATGGATCAAGCGCCGGATCGGTGAAGAGGAGGCCGCCGCCGTCAAGGCGCTCAAGCTGCCGGGGATCGGGCTCACCCGCGAAGCCCAGCGTTTCTATCCCCAGGGGCAGCTGGCCGCCCACCTTCTGGGGATCGTCGGCATCGACAACGTGGGGCTGGAAGGACTGGAGCTCATATACGATCGGGACCTGCACGGCCAGCCCGGCCGGGTGGTCATCGAGGTGGACGCCCTGGGGCGGGAGATCCCCCAGTCGGAGCGCCAGTTCGAGCCGCCGGTACCCGGCAACAACCTGGTGCTGAGCATCGACCAGGTCCTGCAGTATATATGCGAGCGGGAACTGGAGCGGGCCATGGCACGCACCGAGGCCAGGGCCGGGTCGGTAGTCTTGTTGGATCCTGCCAGCGGCGAGATCCTGGCCCTCACCAGCCGCCCCACCTTCGACCCCGGGCGGTACCAGGATTTCCCTGACTCATACCGGCGCAATCCCGTGGTTTCGGACACCATTCCCCCCGGCTCCACCTTCAAACCCATCACCGCGGCCGCCGCCCTGGAAACGGGTGTGGTTACCCCGTCGAGCGGCTTCTATTGCGGAGGGAGCATCACCGTGCCCGGGCACACCTTCTCCTGCTGGCTGGACGGCGGTCACGGGGCCATCAACTTCGAGCGGGCGGTGGCGGAAAGCTGCAACGTGGCCTTCATCCAAATGGGGCTGAGGACCGGCGTGGATGCCTTCTACCGGTATCTCCACGAGTTCGGGCTCACCTCGCCCACGGGAACGGACGCCGGCACGGGCGAGGCTCAGGGGCTGCTCCTGCCCAAGGAGGAGTGCAAGCCGGTGGACCTGGCCGCCATGGCCTTCGGCCAGACCCTCACCGTGACACCGCTGCAGCTATGCCGCGCCATCGCCGCCATTGCCAACGGGGGCGTGATGACCACCCCCCATGTGGCGAAGGAGATACGCACGCCTGCGGGGGAGCTGGTGCGTGCGTACGAGGACCGGGGGGTGCGGCGGGTCATCTCCCAGGAGACGGCCCGCGAGCTGGTGCGGGCCATGGGCCTGGTCATGGAGGAGGGGACGGGCAGGTCGGCCCAGGTGCCGGGGTACCGGCTGGCGGGTAAGACCGGCACCGCCCAGAAAGTGGAGGAAGGCCGCATCGCCTCCGGCAAGTACATCAGCTCTTTCATCGGATTCGGCCCCCTTCCCCAGCCCCGGCTCCTCACTCTGGTCGTGCTGGACGAACCCAAGGGCGAGTATTACGGGAGCCAGGTGGCGGCGCCGGTGTTTGCCGCCATCATGGCCGATGCTTTCCGCTACCTGGAGATTCCTCCGCAGGGTGTGCCCGCGCCGTCCGCGGCCCGCGGGAGCGGGACCCAGGTCGGGGCGGAGGCAAAGGCGACCGCCGGGCAGGCTGCGCCCCCCGGGCAGGCTCCGCCCCCCGGTACGGTGGCCGTGCCGGACGTGCGCGGGATGAGCATGCGGGCTGCTGCCTCGTCCCTGGAGAAGGCGGGCCTGCGCCTGGTGGCCCGGGGCACGGGCCGGGCGGTCCGCCAGGAACCTGCCCCCGGTGCCGCCTTGCCTCCCGGAGGAGTGGTGAGGGTGGAGTTCGCCCCCCCGCCTTCCCTGCCTCCGTGA
- a CDS encoding septum formation initiator family protein produces the protein MVMADEAWTGRWGGYARPQRQRAGRVRPAGGAQAHPVRPARVHAAAQAHPVRPARAHAAAQAHPVRPARAHAAAGARAGGAARARQAWAVRLRTLARPLGSVWVMGPALVGMAVLVALALVYLHVACLDTGHRILALEKELRALQADNERLQLAVLRLDSPARVEQVARDKLGMVPVREARVVTAAPDQVREVQPPVTVSWLERVALYLAGLLEGRGVLAGPAR, from the coding sequence ATGGTTATGGCCGATGAGGCCTGGACCGGCCGGTGGGGAGGATACGCTCGCCCGCAAAGGCAACGGGCGGGCCGGGTCCGTCCCGCGGGCGGGGCGCAGGCCCATCCCGTGCGACCCGCCCGGGTCCATGCGGCCGCGCAGGCCCATCCCGTGCGACCCGCCCGGGCCCATGCGGCCGCGCAGGCCCATCCCGTGCGACCCGCCCGGGCCCATGCGGCGGCCGGGGCTCGTGCCGGCGGGGCGGCCCGGGCCCGTCAGGCGTGGGCGGTCCGGCTGCGCACCCTGGCACGCCCGCTGGGTTCGGTGTGGGTGATGGGACCGGCGCTGGTGGGAATGGCGGTACTGGTGGCGCTGGCCCTGGTGTATCTGCACGTGGCCTGCCTGGACACCGGGCACCGCATACTGGCCCTCGAGAAGGAGCTGCGGGCCTTACAGGCCGACAACGAACGCCTGCAACTGGCGGTCCTGCGTCTGGATTCTCCGGCCCGCGTTGAGCAGGTGGCCAGGGATAAGCTGGGAATGGTGCCCGTCCGGGAGGCCCGGGTGGTGACGGCCGCGCCCGACCAGGTGCGCGAGGTCCAGCCGCCGGTGACCGTGTCCTGGCTGGAGCGGGTGGCCTTGTACCTGGCGGGGTTGCTGGAAGGACGGGGAGTGCTGGCCGGTCCGGCCCGATAG
- the murG gene encoding undecaprenyldiphospho-muramoylpentapeptide beta-N-acetylglucosaminyltransferase → MGERDLRIALTGGGTGGHIYPALAVAKVLQEDHGACLLYVGSGGSMEADLVPREGIAFEGITVTGLRGKSLRQVMLGTGRAALAVGQALAILGRFRPHAVLGTGGYVTGPVVLAGLLRRIPAVLQEQNVVPGATNRWLSPFCRAVCVPYAGCLVHFPSRARLVVTGNPVRPRVIARTREEGCRSLGLDARRPTLLVLGGSRGARRVAEAALDALPAIREAQPGVQVLIIAGRDYYPEARTRLAAAVADGDVRLEPYVYNMEDALAAADLVVGRAGAMTVAEVTVRGLPAVLIPSPNVVGRHQDYNARQLEKEGAARVIPEDRLDGQALAAAANTILGDASLREAMARSSRRLGRPDAARRVADVVMKTGRLPAAY, encoded by the coding sequence ATGGGGGAAAGGGATCTCCGCATAGCGCTCACCGGCGGGGGGACGGGCGGGCACATCTACCCGGCCCTGGCGGTGGCAAAGGTCCTGCAGGAGGATCACGGCGCCTGCCTGCTGTACGTGGGCAGCGGCGGGAGCATGGAGGCCGACCTGGTCCCCCGGGAAGGCATTGCCTTCGAAGGGATCACGGTGACGGGGCTGCGGGGCAAGTCGCTCCGGCAGGTGATGCTGGGGACCGGAAGGGCGGCTCTGGCGGTGGGACAGGCCCTGGCCATCCTGGGACGGTTCCGCCCCCACGCCGTGCTGGGGACGGGAGGGTACGTCACCGGTCCGGTGGTGCTTGCCGGCCTCCTGCGCCGCATTCCGGCCGTTCTGCAGGAGCAGAACGTGGTCCCGGGCGCGACCAACCGCTGGCTCTCTCCCTTCTGCCGGGCCGTATGCGTCCCCTATGCCGGCTGCCTGGTGCACTTTCCCTCCCGGGCCAGGCTGGTGGTGACGGGAAACCCCGTCCGCCCCCGGGTGATCGCCCGCACCCGGGAGGAGGGCTGCCGGTCCCTGGGACTTGACGCCCGCCGCCCCACCCTGCTGGTGCTGGGCGGGAGCCGGGGCGCCCGCCGGGTGGCGGAGGCGGCCCTGGACGCCCTTCCCGCCATCAGGGAGGCTCAGCCCGGCGTGCAGGTCCTCATCATCGCCGGCCGGGACTACTACCCGGAGGCCCGCACCCGGCTGGCCGCAGCGGTGGCGGACGGAGACGTCCGCCTGGAGCCCTACGTCTATAACATGGAGGATGCGCTGGCGGCCGCCGACCTGGTGGTGGGACGGGCGGGGGCCATGACGGTGGCGGAAGTGACCGTGCGCGGGCTTCCCGCCGTCCTCATCCCTTCTCCCAACGTGGTGGGGCGGCACCAGGACTACAACGCCAGGCAGCTGGAAAAGGAAGGAGCAGCCCGTGTGATCCCGGAGGACCGGCTGGATGGACAGGCCCTGGCCGCGGCTGCGAATACCATACTGGGGGATGCTTCTCTGCGGGAGGCGATGGCCCGGAGCTCCCGCCGCCTGGGCCGGCCCGATGCCGCCCGGCGGGTGGCGGATGTGGTGATGAAGACGGGCCGGTTACCCGCGGCATACTAA
- a CDS encoding UDP-N-acetylmuramoyl-L-alanyl-D-glutamate--2,6-diaminopimelate ligase translates to MNVGELVRILPEKDLRGDPATEITGLAYHSGAVRPGFLFACWRGLKFDGHDFAPEAVRRGARALLVERGVDLPPGVVQVLVPSSRRALALVAATFWGHPSRRLRLVGVTGTNGKTTTTYLIRHILAACGHRVGLMGTVRNVVCDRELPVERTTPESVDIMALLAQMVECGSAYCSMEVSSHALDQERVAGCEFAVAVFTNLTQDHLDYHPTFADYLEAKLGLFRSLGRGYLGSTTGKKLAAVNTDDASYPRFAGEARRAGAGVVSYGMHPPADVTAAGVRMSAEGTSFLVRTPAGEAPVSLPLVGRFNVYNALAALAVAVGEGVPLALAVRALAEAPQVPGRFERIREAREFSVIVDYAHTPDGLRNVLETAREITPGRVIAVFGCGGDRDRGKRPIMGRIARELADVTVITSDNPRSEDPRAIIGEIEEGVRAPGYRYLLEPDRRRAISLALAEAAPGDLVLVAGKGHETYQVIGDRTLPFDDRQVVRELLAGR, encoded by the coding sequence ATGAACGTGGGGGAACTGGTGAGGATACTGCCCGAGAAAGACTTAAGGGGCGACCCGGCGACGGAGATCACAGGTCTGGCCTACCACTCCGGGGCGGTGCGCCCCGGGTTCCTTTTCGCCTGCTGGCGGGGGCTGAAGTTCGACGGCCACGACTTCGCGCCCGAGGCGGTGCGCCGGGGGGCGCGGGCTCTCCTGGTGGAGAGAGGCGTGGACCTCCCCCCCGGCGTGGTCCAGGTATTGGTACCTTCCTCCCGGCGCGCCCTGGCCCTGGTGGCCGCCACCTTCTGGGGGCACCCTTCCCGCCGCCTGCGGCTGGTGGGTGTGACCGGCACCAACGGCAAGACTACCACCACCTACCTGATCCGTCACATCCTGGCTGCCTGCGGCCACCGGGTGGGGCTGATGGGCACCGTGCGCAACGTGGTGTGCGACCGGGAGCTGCCGGTGGAGCGGACCACGCCCGAGTCGGTGGACATCATGGCGCTGCTCGCCCAAATGGTGGAGTGCGGGTCTGCTTACTGCTCCATGGAAGTATCTTCCCACGCCCTCGACCAGGAGCGGGTGGCCGGATGCGAGTTCGCTGTAGCGGTGTTCACCAACCTCACCCAGGACCACCTGGACTACCACCCCACCTTCGCGGATTACCTGGAGGCCAAGCTGGGGTTGTTCCGCAGCCTGGGCCGGGGATACCTGGGAAGCACCACGGGCAAGAAGCTGGCGGCGGTCAACACCGACGACGCTTCATACCCTCGCTTTGCCGGGGAGGCCCGCCGGGCGGGGGCGGGCGTGGTCAGCTACGGCATGCACCCTCCCGCCGATGTCACGGCGGCCGGCGTGCGCATGAGCGCGGAGGGGACCTCCTTCCTGGTCCGGACTCCGGCGGGGGAGGCCCCGGTGAGCCTTCCCCTGGTGGGGCGATTCAACGTATACAACGCCCTGGCCGCCCTGGCCGTGGCCGTCGGGGAGGGCGTGCCCCTGGCCCTGGCCGTGCGGGCCCTGGCTGAGGCGCCCCAGGTTCCCGGCCGGTTCGAAAGGATCAGGGAGGCGCGCGAGTTCTCGGTGATCGTGGACTACGCCCACACCCCCGACGGCCTGCGCAACGTGCTGGAGACCGCCCGGGAGATCACGCCGGGCCGGGTGATCGCGGTGTTCGGTTGCGGGGGCGACCGGGACCGGGGCAAGCGACCCATCATGGGCCGGATCGCCCGCGAGCTGGCCGACGTGACCGTCATCACCTCTGATAACCCGCGGAGCGAAGATCCCCGGGCCATTATCGGGGAAATCGAAGAGGGGGTGCGGGCTCCCGGTTACCGCTACCTGCTCGAGCCCGACCGGCGCCGGGCCATATCCCTGGCGCTGGCCGAAGCCGCCCCGGGCGACCTGGTGCTGGTGGCCGGCAAGGGGCACGAGACGTACCAGGTGATCGGGGACCGTACCCTGCCCTTCGACGATCGCCAGGTGGTGCGGGAACTGCTGGCAGGGAGGTGA
- the murF gene encoding UDP-N-acetylmuramoyl-tripeptide--D-alanyl-D-alanine ligase — protein sequence MRPLLFTVAEACHILDARLLFPGENAEILAVTHDSRRAGPGFLFVAIPGATTDGHLFLEDVFARGAVAALISREPPRHPGGPCLLVPDTTLALGRLGLAHRLRFAPLVVGITGSLGKTSTKDMAASVLGTRYRVLRNEGNLNTEVGVPLTLLQLDSTHEVALIEMAMRGRGQITYLAGLARPRMGVVTNVSESHLELLGSVEEVARAKAELVAALPPDGTAVLNGDDPRVRAMAEECPGRVVYFGLGEECQVRATGVQSLADRGSRFLLHLDGERAEVLLPVPGRHQVPNALAAAALGWVLDLPAADIVRGLQDPALSGMRMEVLRLGGLTVLNDAYNASPTSTSAALETLVEMPGSRHLAVLGDMLELGSRTVPGHREVGRLVARLGLDHLVTVGPHSRELARAAREEGMPAPRIARVDAAPEAARLVSDLVKEGDVVLVKGSRGMKLEQVVAALRQRWGPR from the coding sequence GTGAGGCCGCTGCTGTTCACCGTCGCGGAAGCCTGCCACATCCTGGATGCCCGCCTCCTCTTCCCCGGTGAAAACGCGGAGATCCTGGCGGTGACCCACGACAGCAGGCGGGCGGGTCCCGGGTTTCTCTTCGTGGCCATACCGGGCGCCACCACCGACGGCCACCTCTTCCTGGAGGACGTCTTCGCCCGCGGAGCGGTGGCGGCCCTGATCTCCCGGGAGCCCCCGCGGCATCCGGGTGGTCCCTGCCTGCTCGTCCCCGACACGACCCTGGCCCTGGGCAGGTTGGGACTTGCCCATCGCCTGCGTTTCGCTCCCCTGGTGGTGGGGATTACCGGTTCCCTGGGCAAGACCAGCACCAAGGACATGGCGGCGTCGGTACTGGGGACCCGTTACCGGGTGCTGAGGAACGAGGGTAACCTGAACACCGAGGTGGGGGTTCCCCTGACCCTCCTGCAACTTGATTCGACTCACGAGGTTGCGCTCATCGAGATGGCCATGCGGGGACGGGGGCAGATCACCTACCTGGCCGGCCTGGCCCGGCCCCGCATGGGGGTAGTCACCAATGTGTCCGAGAGTCACCTGGAGCTGCTGGGGTCGGTGGAAGAGGTGGCCCGCGCCAAAGCCGAGCTGGTGGCGGCCCTTCCTCCCGACGGTACCGCCGTCCTGAACGGGGACGATCCCCGGGTGCGCGCCATGGCCGAGGAGTGCCCGGGGCGGGTGGTGTACTTCGGCCTGGGGGAAGAATGCCAGGTACGGGCCACGGGGGTGCAGTCTCTGGCCGACCGGGGGAGCCGCTTCCTCCTCCACCTGGACGGGGAAAGGGCGGAGGTGCTGCTGCCCGTTCCCGGCCGGCACCAGGTGCCCAACGCTCTGGCCGCCGCCGCCCTGGGGTGGGTGCTGGATCTCCCCGCCGCCGACATCGTGCGGGGCCTGCAGGACCCCGCCCTGTCGGGGATGCGCATGGAAGTCCTGCGGCTGGGCGGGCTGACCGTCCTCAACGATGCCTACAATGCCAGCCCCACCAGCACTTCGGCGGCCCTGGAGACTCTCGTGGAGATGCCGGGGAGCCGCCACCTGGCCGTGCTCGGTGACATGCTGGAGCTGGGGTCGCGCACCGTCCCCGGGCACCGGGAGGTGGGGAGGCTGGTGGCCCGGCTGGGGCTGGATCACCTGGTGACGGTGGGCCCCCATTCCCGGGAGCTGGCCCGGGCTGCCCGCGAGGAGGGCATGCCCGCCCCCCGCATCGCCCGGGTGGATGCCGCCCCGGAGGCGGCCCGGCTGGTGAGCGACCTGGTGAAAGAGGGAGACGTGGTGCTGGTGAAGGGGTCGCGGGGCATGAAGCTGGAGCAGGTGGTGGCCGCGTTGCGGCAGAGGTGGGGGCCCAGATGA